The genomic segment CAGGTCGATCATTTATTTCTTCCTCGGGTCGTAAAGGAATCGGCCCGCCCGGGCAATAGAAGATTAGAAGCTGTCTGATAACACGAAACCAAGGAGTTGCAGATGTCCAAACCAATTCTCGGGCTGATCCTGGGCGCAGTGCTGGGCGCCATTGACGGCCTGACCGCCCTATTTTCTGCGCCAGAAACGACACCGGCCATTGCCGGTATTGTCATCGGTTCGACCCTCAAAGGAATGATTGCCGGGATCATCATCGGCTTTGTTGCGCGCAAGTTCCGGAGCCTGAAGGTCGGAATCGTTGTCGGAATTCTCGTCGGCTTCGTGCTCGCATTCATCATTGCAGCGATGCCCTCCGAGACCGGCAAGCACTACTGGCTCGAGATCCTGATCCCCGGCACTCTCGTCGGCCTGGTTCTCGGCCTGATCACCCAGCTCTACGGCCGGGTGCCCGCGACCAAGTAGATAAGTTAACCTTCGCTTCTTACTGTCACAAGAAACCAAAGAGAGGAACTAGATGTCTCGACCAATTGTCCACTTTGAGATCAACGTCAAAGACCGCGCCAAATCGGCCGAGTTCTACTCACAGCTTTTCGGCTGGAAAGCCAGCTCTGCACCCGGTTTCGACTATTCCCTCGTTGAGCCGGCTCACGAAAACACGATCGGCGGGGGGATTGGGCCGTATCAGCCGGGACAGGGCCCGTCGATTACATTTTATGTTGGCGTAGACGACCTTCAGGCCAGCCTCAACAAAGCGGAAAGACTTGGCGGCAAGACGGTAATGCCGCCGACGCCCATCCCCGGTATTGGCAGTTGCGCGATGTTCGCCGATCTCGACGGAAATGTCGTAGGGCTGTTCAAGGGCAATTCCTGAGCTATTCGCGGCATTCGAACAGGTTCTGACCCCTGGATGCAAGCCGTTGTTCCATGAAACGACTGGCTTCGCGCCGGCTCCCCTCTTTGCGGCTGTACTTTCCCTTGGCATCGCTGTTCAAAAGTCGCCAGCTTTGCACGTTGTTTGCTATATTCCTCCAATCCGCTTAATCTTGCGCCGACGAGTGAAATGGAGGACAATAACATGCGTTTACGTACCGGGCAGATCAGATGTATGTTAATGGCCGCAGCACTCGTCACCACTCTGCTGGCGGTCTCAAGCGGCTGGGTCGATGCGGCCGAGCGAATCCGCATCGGCAAGCGCTATCAGGGCGGCGTGGAGTTTACCGCCAAGCCGAATATCGTGATTGCGCAATGGCGAATGACCATCGATAGCATCACGACGGAACACTCGCTGATGTACAAAGGCATGCGCAGCGAAACCACCGCCATGCTGGAGACTCGCGTAGTCGAGCGTAACAACGTCCGGCAAACCGAGAAGCAGGTGCATCAGGATTCGGTATTGATCAAGTTTGATTGTGAAGGCGACGTGCTGCAAAAGATCGAACCGCTCACTTTTGCCATGCGCCTCGCCGACGGCAGCCTCAAGTATACCGTCCTGGCTGATTGGGACACCGTTTATATCGATCCGGACACCGCGTTCCTTCGCTGCCGCTTCGGTCACGAGTGGCTGCGGCGGGACCGTGATACGTGTCCGATTTGCGGTGCGCGTCTCGAACGGGGTAAATCATAATCCCCGTTCGACTTCTTTATTGACTGTCTCCCGTTCCCCCAATACATTCTCGCTACATTCATTGACTGTTGTCGTCTGGTTTTGAACCGCTCTTCCGCTCATGCGACAGTATGTGCGGAAGGAGTCTAACAAGGAATTCACTATGCCTCCAGCAGCCAGAATCGGAGATATGACCGCCCACGGGGGCAGCATTGTGGTAGGCTTCCCGCAGGTTCTGATCGGCGGCATGCCTGCCGCCCGCCTTGGCGATATGCACGTCTGCCCGATGGTTAATCCGGGCACCCCGCCGCCGCCGCATGTCGGTGGCCCGATCACGAAAGGCTCTTCGGGCGTAATGATCGGCGGCCAGCCGGCAGCGCGGGTCGGCGATATGTGCACCTGCTCGGGGCCACCGGACTCGATCGTTGCCGGTTGCTTCACCGTATTGATCGGCGAAGCTGGCGGTGGCGGTGGCGCCGGTTCGTCCGGATCAGGCGGATCGGGTGCCATTGCCGCTCAAGAACAAACGGCTGCAGAGACTGAGGCCGGCGAGGTTGAGAGCGGGGAAGGAACAGAATCCGAATCTGAAACTGAGGGGCACTACATCCAGGTTACCGCCGTCGACTCTGCCGGATTTCCGATTACCGACTGCAACTACCGTCTCAAGGCGCCCAATGGTGATATCAGCGGCGGACTGCTGGCCGGCGGCTTCAAAGAATCCGTGACTGAAACCGGCAACTATGAGCTGACGCTGCGCGCGATTGTCACCGCCGTCTGGTCGAAAACAACCGCTAAGGTTGGCGAAACCGTCAAGCTTACGGCCGAGACCGCCGGACTCAAGGATGGCGCCAAAGCGCGGCTTGAAATCTGGATTTATGATCCCAATTACTCCACCGAACGTCTGAAGATCATCGAAAGCAAGATCTCCGGCAACAAGGTGGAATCCGAGTGGCTGGTGGAAGTCGACGATGACATGCTGGCCGTGGCGCGCGAGAAAGAGATCATGGGCCGCTTCTCGATGCCGCAGTTCTACTTTGTCGTGACCGTCGGCAACTTCAGCAAGCGTTCCGGCATGTTGACGATTATCGATGACCTCGAATTCGAACTCAAGGATGAGTTCGGCAATCCGATCCCGGATAAGGAATACAGTCTCTATCTCCCGAACGGCGCAATCCGCACCGGTAACCTCGATGGCTCCGGCAAAGGGAAGGAAACCGATCTGCCGGCCGGGAGTATACGCGTCTCGTTCGATATCAAGGACGAAGAGTGGACCCAATAGCACGGATGGCGAACGAAGCTCATGGGATTTAGTGTCTTTGGCTCATTCCGCGATTTCCTGTTGCGCCTTGGCGCGCGCACCGGCACTCCGACGACCTTCGTCCATCACCGCCTCCAGGTCGACATCCTCGAAATGGAAGACGTGCTCTTCCATCTCGACAGCGCCGTCATGATGCCGGAACGTCCCTCCGGCGCATCCTCCTCGCAGGGCGTTGGCGATGATGCGTCTGATGCGGCCACCCAACAGCAACAAGACCAAGTCACCGGCGTGCGCGCACTCGCCCTCGGTCTCAAGCAATTCGAGTTCAATCCGAATAAACGCCTGCTCGTCGCCGGCCATGCCGACACATCCGGCCAGGCCAAAATGAACTTCGAACTCTCCGCTCTGCGCGCGCAGAATGTGCAGTACCTGATCGACGGCGACCGCGAGAAGTGGGCCAAGGTCTCCGAATCCCGGCACCGCATCGAAGACTATCAGCAGATCATGCTGTTTATCAAGCAGAACACCCGCTGGGGTTGGAACTGCGATCCGGGCGCCATTAACAATCAGTGGAATAACCCGACGAAAGAAGCGACCAAGAACTTCATCACATCATACAATGCCTGGGTCTTGGCCAACCAGGCGCCGCCGGGAGCCACAGTCATTCCCGATAACACGATCTCGATCATCTCCAACTCCGGCACTCACCGCTGGCCGCTCGAGATGTGGCGCGCCGTCTTCGATATCTACAATGATGAAATCGCCGCCGCCCTCGGCGTGCCGCGCGGTCAGATCGGCCGCTATCGTTCGCTGGTCATGTATACCGATGATCTCAAACGACTGGTGGCTTGTGGCGAGTCGTTCCCACTCGATAACGCCGGTCGCGACAACTACCGTTCTCAGCTCAACCGCCGCGTCGAATTGCTCTTCTTCGACAAGGAAGAAATTCCCGTCCTAAATTGCCCGACGCGCACGTCGTCGATTCATACGCCCGCGGAATGCCCCCTGTGGCACAAGTGGCATTTCGCGGCCGTGCATATCGACCCGGCTGATCTGACCGCAACCGCCTATCATCTGCGTTTCAACTACTTCGACCGGGTGCATCAGGCTATCAAGCCGGTGCCGGACGGTCTTGTGATCAAAGCCTTCGAGAATCTCAGCACCGAAATCCCCGCCCGCATCACCTACTCGAACGGCGTCTACATGGTGAAAGTGCAGAACAATCCCGCGCGCACCGATATTCATTTTACCTTTGCGACGACCAACCAGTGGCTCTTCTCCGCCGACGACCAAACCGATCCGGTCCTGGTCACCAAAACGCCTGCGGAGATCGCCGCCTTGCCTTGGCTCGAACGCATTAAGTACTATGACCTGCCGGCGGAATGGTCCTCGCGGAATTACTTCACGCGTTACGACAATACCAATCCGAATACCGGCGACCGCTTCATCGAAGTCATGCGAACCCACAAGCAACTAAAGCCCTACGGCGGCAACACCACCGATCCGAATCAGCCGCTCACGTTTTCACTCGATGACATCGTGCTCGCTGAAAACAACCGATCGCAGGCAATCCGCGATCGCAATGCTTCCGGAACACCGATC from the Candidatus Zixiibacteriota bacterium genome contains:
- a CDS encoding VOC family protein, whose protein sequence is MSRPIVHFEINVKDRAKSAEFYSQLFGWKASSAPGFDYSLVEPAHENTIGGGIGPYQPGQGPSITFYVGVDDLQASLNKAERLGGKTVMPPTPIPGIGSCAMFADLDGNVVGLFKGNS
- a CDS encoding PAAR domain-containing protein, which codes for MPPAARIGDMTAHGGSIVVGFPQVLIGGMPAARLGDMHVCPMVNPGTPPPPHVGGPITKGSSGVMIGGQPAARVGDMCTCSGPPDSIVAGCFTVLIGEAGGGGGAGSSGSGGSGAIAAQEQTAAETEAGEVESGEGTESESETEGHYIQVTAVDSAGFPITDCNYRLKAPNGDISGGLLAGGFKESVTETGNYELTLRAIVTAVWSKTTAKVGETVKLTAETAGLKDGAKARLEIWIYDPNYSTERLKIIESKISGNKVESEWLVEVDDDMLAVAREKEIMGRFSMPQFYFVVTVGNFSKRSGMLTIIDDLEFELKDEFGNPIPDKEYSLYLPNGAIRTGNLDGSGKGKETDLPAGSIRVSFDIKDEEWTQ